The following are encoded together in the Vicugna pacos unplaced genomic scaffold, VicPac4 scaffold_56, whole genome shotgun sequence genome:
- the LOC140694589 gene encoding adenylate cyclase type 1-like, whose translation MIPIRAISCIFTVVCIYSVAPGYVGQLGADPGHPAVLTCAGPDAWHVDVKLRPDYVWAAQAEEERDDTERVKPDNRRVLFNLLPAHVALHCLMANPRNAVRPCVSSRLGALAAFPVEALGVPDEIDYRSCDDFVLRAGTWPQAVPSLGPAHPSRTRPGSWWPRPSA comes from the exons ATGATCCCGATCCGCGCCATCTCGTGTATCTTCACAGTGGTCTGTATCTACTCCGTGGCCCCAGGATATGTG gggcagcTTGGAGCCGATCCTGGCCATCCTGCTGTTCTCACGTGCGCTGGCCCTGACGCCTGGCACGTGGACGTCAAGCTGCGGCCGGACTACGTCTGGGCTGCGCAG gcagaggaggagcgGGACGACACGGAGAGGGTGAAGCCGGACAACAGGAGGGTCCTCTTCAACCTCCTGCCGGCCCACGTCGCCCTGCACTGCCTCATGGCCAACCCCCGGAACGCG GTCAGGCCGTGCGTCTCCTCCCGCCTCGGCGCGTTGGCAGCCTTCCCCGTGGAGGCGCTCGGCGTCCCGGACGAGATCGACTACCGGTCCTGCGACGACTTCGTGCTCCGTGCAGGTACGTGGCCGCAGGCCGTCCCGTCACTCGGGCCAGCGCACCCTTCCCGCACCCGGCCCGGGAGCTGGTGGCCACGGCCCTCTGCCTAG